In Stutzerimonas stutzeri, a genomic segment contains:
- a CDS encoding type II secretion system F family protein, with protein MAQKAVKTSVFTWEGTNRQGAKIKGELSGVSPALVKAQLRKQGVNPQKVRKKSVSLFSAGKKIKPMDIALFTRQMATMMKAGVPLLQSFDIIGEGFDNPNMRKLVDDLKQEVAAGNSFATALRKKPQYFDDLYCNLVDSGEQSGSLETLLDRVATYKEKTEALKAKIKKAMNYPIAVVLVAIIVSAILLIKVVPQFQDVFANFGAELPAFTLFVIGISEALQAWWHLVLLAMVGAAYAFKTAHGKSEGFRNWFDRFLLKMPIVGDILYKSAVARFARTLATTFAAGVPLVDALDSVAGATGNVVFRNATMKVKSDVSSGMQLNFSMRTTGTFPSMAIQMTAIGEESGSLDEMLAKVATFYEDEVDNMVDGLTALMEPMIMAVLGVLVGGLIIAMYLPIFQLGAVV; from the coding sequence ATGGCGCAGAAAGCGGTAAAAACCAGTGTCTTCACCTGGGAAGGGACGAACAGACAGGGCGCAAAGATAAAAGGCGAGCTGAGCGGCGTAAGCCCCGCACTGGTCAAGGCGCAGTTGCGCAAACAGGGCGTCAATCCGCAGAAGGTGCGCAAGAAGTCGGTGTCGCTGTTCAGCGCCGGCAAAAAGATCAAGCCCATGGACATCGCCCTGTTTACACGGCAGATGGCAACCATGATGAAAGCCGGCGTTCCGCTGCTGCAGTCGTTCGACATCATTGGTGAGGGTTTCGATAACCCGAACATGCGCAAGCTGGTCGACGACCTCAAGCAGGAGGTTGCCGCGGGTAACAGCTTCGCGACGGCGCTGCGTAAGAAACCTCAATACTTCGATGATCTCTATTGCAACCTGGTTGATTCGGGCGAGCAGTCCGGCTCTCTGGAAACCTTGTTGGATCGCGTCGCGACCTACAAGGAAAAGACCGAGGCGCTGAAGGCCAAGATCAAGAAAGCCATGAATTACCCCATCGCGGTGGTGCTGGTTGCGATCATCGTGTCGGCCATTCTGTTGATCAAGGTGGTCCCACAGTTTCAGGACGTGTTCGCCAACTTTGGTGCGGAACTCCCTGCGTTTACATTGTTTGTAATTGGCATATCCGAAGCGCTGCAGGCGTGGTGGCATCTGGTGTTGCTTGCCATGGTTGGCGCTGCTTACGCCTTCAAGACGGCCCACGGCAAGTCCGAGGGTTTTCGTAACTGGTTTGACCGATTCCTTCTCAAAATGCCGATCGTGGGTGACATCCTCTACAAGTCAGCGGTGGCGCGCTTCGCGCGGACCCTGGCGACCACCTTCGCGGCGGGTGTGCCTCTAGTCGATGCGTTGGATTCGGTCGCCGGAGCTACTGGCAATGTGGTGTTCCGCAACGCGACGATGAAGGTCAAGAGTGATGTGTCCAGCGGTATGCAGCTGAACTTCTCCATGCGCACCACTGGCACATTCCCGAGCATGGCGATCCAGATGACCGCTATTGGCGAAGAGTCCGGCTCGCTGGATGAAATGCTGGCCAAGGTTGCGACCTTCTATGAAGACGAAGTGGACAACATGGTCGATGGGCTGACAGCGTTGATGGAGCCGATGATCATGGCGGTTCTTGGTGTGCTGGTTGGCGGCTTGATCATCGCCATGTACCTGCCGATCTTCCAGTTGGGAGCTGTGGTTTAA
- the pilB gene encoding type IV-A pilus assembly ATPase PilB, whose amino-acid sequence MTDNVALSGLAKQMVLTGLLDDKTAQQAQQQAVRNKLSLVTYVVQNKLANGRAVAELAAEQFGVAYMDLNALDKESQLKDVVSEKLARQHRVLPLIKRGHKLFVAVSDPTNQQAVTDIQFSTGLTTEAILVEDDKLGLALDKFFESATSGLEDLGDVDLDGVDVQTVSDDDSANDGAGEAADDAPVVRFVNKMLLDAIRGGSSDLHFEPYEKAFRVRLRTDGILHEVARPPIQLAPRISARLKVMAGLDISERRKPQDGRIKMKLSKTKAIDFRVNTLPTLWGEKIVMRILDPSSAQMGIDALGYEEDQKELYMNALKQPQGMILVTGPTGSGKTVSLYTGLNILNTVDVNISTAEDPVEINLEGINQVNVNPRQGMDFSQALRAFLRQDPDIIMVGEIRDLETAEIAIKAAQTGHMVMSTLHTNSAAETLTRLRNMGVAAFNIATSVNLIIAQRLARKLCGSCKKEVELPREALMEEGFPADKIGTFKVYGPVGCENCKGGYKGRVGIYEVVKNTPALARIIMEDGNSIDISTQMRKDGFNDLRTSALVKAMQGVTSLEEVNRVTKD is encoded by the coding sequence ATGACCGACAACGTTGCCCTTTCCGGCCTGGCCAAGCAGATGGTGCTAACCGGCCTGCTCGACGACAAGACTGCACAGCAAGCGCAACAGCAGGCGGTGCGTAACAAGCTGTCACTTGTGACCTATGTTGTGCAGAACAAACTCGCCAATGGCCGGGCGGTGGCTGAGCTGGCGGCTGAGCAGTTTGGGGTTGCATACATGGACCTCAACGCGCTGGATAAGGAAAGCCAATTAAAGGACGTTGTGTCTGAAAAATTGGCGCGTCAGCACCGTGTATTGCCGCTGATAAAACGTGGCCACAAGCTGTTTGTAGCCGTGTCGGATCCGACCAATCAGCAGGCTGTCACGGATATCCAGTTCAGCACCGGGCTGACGACCGAGGCGATCCTGGTCGAGGACGACAAGCTCGGGTTGGCCCTCGACAAGTTTTTTGAAAGCGCGACCTCCGGCCTGGAGGATCTCGGTGACGTGGACCTGGACGGGGTCGACGTTCAAACCGTATCGGATGATGATTCAGCGAATGATGGTGCAGGCGAGGCCGCCGACGACGCGCCGGTGGTTCGCTTCGTCAACAAGATGCTGCTCGATGCCATTCGTGGCGGATCCTCCGACCTGCACTTCGAGCCTTACGAAAAAGCATTTCGCGTACGGCTGCGTACGGATGGCATCCTGCATGAAGTCGCGCGGCCTCCGATCCAGCTTGCGCCCCGTATCTCTGCACGTCTAAAAGTCATGGCCGGCCTCGATATATCCGAGCGGCGCAAGCCGCAGGACGGCCGGATCAAGATGAAGCTGTCCAAGACCAAGGCCATCGACTTCCGCGTGAACACGCTGCCGACCTTGTGGGGCGAAAAGATCGTGATGCGGATTCTCGATCCGTCCAGTGCCCAGATGGGCATCGATGCGCTGGGTTACGAAGAGGATCAGAAAGAGCTGTACATGAATGCCCTCAAGCAACCACAGGGCATGATTCTGGTAACCGGGCCGACCGGATCGGGAAAGACCGTTTCGCTTTACACCGGCTTGAATATTCTCAACACGGTAGACGTGAATATCTCCACTGCTGAAGACCCAGTGGAAATCAACCTGGAGGGCATCAACCAGGTCAACGTCAACCCTCGCCAAGGCATGGACTTCTCTCAGGCGCTACGTGCATTCCTGCGCCAGGACCCGGACATCATCATGGTGGGTGAGATTCGTGACCTGGAAACCGCCGAAATCGCCATCAAGGCGGCTCAGACGGGTCATATGGTGATGTCTACCTTACACACCAACAGCGCCGCGGAAACGCTGACGCGACTTCGGAACATGGGCGTTGCGGCTTTCAACATCGCCACCTCGGTAAACCTGATTATCGCCCAGCGCCTTGCGCGCAAGCTCTGCGGTAGCTGCAAGAAAGAAGTGGAGTTGCCGCGCGAGGCATTAATGGAAGAGGGCTTCCCTGCCGATAAGATCGGCACCTTCAAAGTTTACGGCCCGGTGGGCTGCGAAAACTGCAAGGGCGGATACAAAGGCCGTGTCGGTATTTATGAAGTGGTTAAAAACACGCCGGCCCTGGCCAGGATTATCATGGAGGACGGCAACTCCATCGACATTTCCACCCAGATGCGTAAAGACGGCTTCAACGATCTGCGTACATCGGCTCTTGTAAAAGCCATGCAGGGCGTGACCAGCCTGGAAGAAGTCAACCGGGTGACCAAGGACTAA
- a CDS encoding pilin: protein MKAQMQKGFTLIELMIVVAIIGILAAVALPAYQDYTVRAKVSEGMIAASALKIGVTDVFADNGIAGVAAYSTEIAADQDNLTTDLISAVAVSATTGAISITMAGIPQLGTNNVLAFVPEINDAAIANDNSTGSITWDCSSATTTIDSKFLPANCR from the coding sequence ATGAAAGCTCAGATGCAAAAAGGTTTTACCCTGATTGAACTGATGATCGTCGTGGCGATCATTGGTATTTTGGCTGCGGTGGCTCTGCCGGCGTACCAGGATTACACGGTACGGGCGAAAGTCTCCGAAGGCATGATCGCTGCAAGCGCACTCAAAATCGGCGTCACCGATGTGTTTGCTGATAACGGCATCGCAGGCGTTGCAGCTTACTCTACGGAAATTGCGGCAGATCAAGATAATCTGACTACCGACTTGATATCTGCTGTAGCAGTTAGCGCCACTACCGGCGCTATTTCGATCACTATGGCTGGGATACCGCAGCTTGGTACCAACAACGTATTGGCATTCGTTCCCGAGATCAACGACGCTGCAATTGCCAACGACAATTCTACCGGTTCGATCACTTGGGATTGCTCGTCTGCTACTACTACAATTGATAGCAAATTCCTCCCAGCGAACTGCCGCTGA
- a CDS encoding REP-associated tyrosine transposase: MPNYRRALVPGASWFFTVNLLERHGNDLLVRHVDVLRASVRRVHRLHPFTIDAWVVLPEHMHCVWTLPPDDADYPLRWRLIKTFFCRALPPDEYRSAVRLHRGERGIWQRRYWEHLIRDETDFRRHVDYVYVNPLKHGLVRRVGDWPYSSFHRDVRAGLYPADWAGDPKLLV, translated from the coding sequence ATGCCTAACTATCGTCGCGCCCTCGTGCCGGGGGCGAGTTGGTTTTTTACCGTTAATCTTCTTGAACGCCACGGCAATGATCTGCTGGTGCGGCATGTTGATGTACTGCGCGCTTCCGTCCGGCGTGTACATCGGCTCCATCCTTTTACCATCGACGCCTGGGTGGTGCTGCCCGAGCATATGCATTGTGTCTGGACGCTACCGCCGGATGATGCGGACTATCCGCTGCGCTGGCGATTGATCAAGACGTTCTTTTGCCGTGCTTTACCTCCGGACGAATATCGTTCGGCTGTACGCCTGCATCGGGGCGAGCGTGGCATTTGGCAGCGTCGTTATTGGGAACATCTAATCCGCGACGAAACCGATTTCCGGCGCCATGTCGACTATGTGTATGTAAACCCGCTCAAGCATGGTCTGGTTCGCCGTGTAGGGGATTGGCCCTACTCGAGCTTTCATCGTGACGTACGTGCCGGACTGTATCCTGCCGACTGGGCGGGTGACCCTAAGCTTCTGGTGTAA
- a CDS encoding YtoQ family protein, with protein sequence MSFTVYLSGEIHTDWRDEIKRGAAAAELDVVFTSAVTDHEASDAAGDSLGAEPNAFWRDHKSSKVNAIRTKTLIQQADLVVVRFGDKYKQWNAAFDAGYCAALGKPYVTLHGEDVVHPLKEVDAAAMAWATTTDQVVDILKYVVR encoded by the coding sequence ATGAGCTTTACCGTGTACCTGTCTGGTGAAATCCACACCGACTGGCGTGACGAGATCAAGCGTGGAGCTGCTGCTGCCGAGCTGGACGTGGTTTTCACTTCCGCCGTAACCGATCATGAGGCCAGCGATGCGGCCGGGGATAGCCTCGGTGCCGAGCCCAATGCCTTCTGGCGCGACCATAAGTCGTCCAAGGTTAACGCGATCCGCACCAAGACGCTGATCCAGCAAGCAGATCTGGTGGTGGTGCGCTTCGGCGACAAATACAAGCAGTGGAACGCAGCCTTCGACGCGGGCTACTGCGCGGCGCTGGGCAAGCCTTATGTGACGCTGCATGGCGAAGATGTCGTCCATCCGCTGAAAGAGGTCGACGCAGCCGCTATGGCTTGGGCAACGACCACGGACCAAGTCGTAGATATTCTCAAGTACGTGGTGCGCTAA
- the cysN gene encoding sulfate adenylyltransferase subunit CysN: MSHQSDLISEDILAYLAQHERKELLRFLTCGNVDDGKSTLIGRLLHDSKMIYEDHLEAITRDSKKSGTTGDDVDLALLVDGLQAEREQGITIDVAYRYFSTAKRKFIIADTPGHEQYTRNMATGASTCDLAIILVDARYGVQTQTKRHSFITSLLGIKHIVVAINKMDLMEFDQSVFERIKADYLAFAERIELQPTSLHFVPMSALKGDNVVNRSERAPWYEGQSLMEILESVEIAGDRNFDDLRFPVQYVSRPNLNFRGFAGTLASGVVRKGDEVVVLPSGKRSKVKSIVTFDGELAQATPGEAITLTLEDEIDVSRGDMLVHGDNQPRIVDSFDAMLVWMADEPMLPGKKYDIKRATSYVPGSIASITHRVDVNTLEHGAASSLQLNEIGRVKVSLDASIALDGYAQNRTTGSFIVIDRLTNGTVGAGMIIADPVVQGSSGHHGALAHVSTEERATRFGQQPATVLFTGLSGAGKSTLAYAVERKLFDMGRAVYVLDGQNLRHDLNKGLPQDRAGRTENWRRAAHVARQFNEAGLLTLAAFVAPDAEGREQAKALIGSDRVVTVYVQASPQACQQRDPQGLYTAAGDNIPGESFPYDVPGNADLVIDTESLTVEEGAKQVIDLLRKRGAI, encoded by the coding sequence ATGTCTCATCAGTCTGATTTGATCAGCGAGGACATCCTCGCGTACCTGGCCCAGCACGAACGCAAAGAGCTGCTGCGCTTCCTCACTTGCGGCAACGTCGACGACGGCAAGAGCACCCTGATTGGGCGCCTGCTGCACGACTCGAAGATGATCTATGAAGATCATCTCGAAGCGATCACCCGCGATTCGAAGAAATCCGGCACCACGGGCGATGACGTCGACCTGGCGTTGCTGGTCGACGGCCTGCAGGCCGAGCGCGAGCAGGGCATCACTATTGATGTCGCCTACCGCTATTTCTCCACCGCCAAGCGCAAGTTCATCATCGCCGACACCCCCGGCCATGAGCAGTACACACGCAACATGGCCACCGGCGCGTCCACCTGCGACCTGGCGATCATCCTGGTCGATGCACGCTACGGCGTGCAGACCCAGACCAAGCGCCACAGCTTCATCACCTCACTGCTGGGCATCAAGCACATCGTCGTGGCCATCAACAAGATGGACCTGATGGAATTCGATCAGTCCGTTTTCGAGCGCATCAAGGCCGACTACCTGGCCTTTGCCGAACGCATCGAGCTGCAGCCGACGTCCTTGCACTTCGTGCCCATGTCGGCGCTCAAGGGCGACAACGTGGTTAATCGCTCGGAGCGTGCGCCCTGGTATGAAGGCCAGTCGCTGATGGAAATTCTCGAGAGCGTTGAGATTGCCGGCGATCGCAACTTCGACGACCTGCGCTTCCCGGTGCAGTACGTCAGCCGTCCCAACCTCAACTTCCGGGGCTTCGCCGGTACCCTGGCCAGCGGTGTCGTGCGCAAGGGCGACGAGGTGGTGGTGTTGCCATCCGGCAAGCGCAGCAAGGTCAAATCCATCGTCACCTTCGATGGTGAGCTGGCACAGGCCACGCCGGGCGAGGCCATTACTCTGACCCTGGAAGATGAGATCGACGTGTCGCGTGGCGACATGCTGGTCCATGGCGACAATCAGCCCCGCATCGTCGACAGCTTCGACGCCATGTTGGTATGGATGGCCGATGAGCCGATGCTGCCGGGCAAAAAATACGACATCAAACGTGCTACCAGCTACGTGCCGGGTTCGATTGCCAGCATTACCCATCGGGTGGACGTGAATACCTTGGAGCACGGCGCCGCCAGCAGTTTGCAGCTCAACGAGATTGGCCGGGTCAAGGTCAGTCTCGATGCCTCGATCGCCTTAGATGGCTACGCTCAGAACCGCACCACCGGCTCGTTCATCGTCATCGATCGCCTCACCAACGGCACCGTGGGTGCGGGCATGATCATCGCCGATCCGGTTGTTCAGGGCTCGTCCGGACATCATGGCGCGTTGGCTCATGTATCTACCGAAGAGCGCGCGACGCGCTTCGGACAGCAGCCGGCAACCGTGCTGTTCACTGGCCTTTCTGGTGCAGGCAAGAGCACGCTGGCCTACGCGGTGGAGCGCAAGCTCTTCGATATGGGGCGCGCTGTTTATGTGCTAGACGGCCAGAATCTGCGTCACGACCTTAACAAAGGCCTTCCGCAGGACCGCGCCGGCCGAACCGAAAATTGGCGCCGCGCCGCTCATGTGGCGCGCCAGTTTAACGAGGCAGGCTTGCTGACCCTGGCCGCATTTGTCGCGCCGGACGCTGAAGGCCGCGAGCAGGCCAAGGCGCTGATCGGCAGCGATCGAGTCGTAACCGTCTACGTCCAGGCTTCACCGCAGGCCTGCCAGCAGCGTGATCCTCAGGGATTGTACACGGCAGCCGGCGACAACATCCCAGGCGAATCCTTCCCCTACGATGTGCCGGGCAACGCCGATCTGGTTATCGATACCGAGTCGCTGACGGTAGAAGAGGGTGCCAAGCAGGTCATCGATCTGTTGCGTAAGCGCGGCGCTATCTAA